One window of Microtus pennsylvanicus isolate mMicPen1 chromosome X, mMicPen1.hap1, whole genome shotgun sequence genomic DNA carries:
- the Bex4 gene encoding protein BEX4, protein MASKEQQVLKDLAVQNDEKDHAGRKASKQREEEEELQLLEEVKNKKPGGNARMGLVRRLVPNFRWAIPNRRVEHKDGGEDAGKFVGQVIEIKRKTREQQMRPYGRFQTPEPDNHYDFCLIP, encoded by the coding sequence ATGGCGTCCAAAGAGCAACAGGTCTTAAAAGATCTGGCTGTGCAGAACGATGAAAAAGACCACGCAGGAAGGAAGGCCTCCAAGCAacgtgaagaagaagaagaattgcaGCTCTTGGAAGAGGTTAAAAACAAGAAGCCCGGGGGAAATGCCAGAATGGGACTAGTCAGGCGACTTGTGCCTAATTTTCGATGGGCCATACCAAATAGACGTGTTGAGCACAAGGATGggggagaggatgctgggaagttTGTAGGGCAGGTGATAGAAATCAAGAGAAAGACTAGGGAGCAACAGATGAGGCCTTACGGGCGTTTCCAAACACCGGAACCTGACAATCACTATGACTTTTGCCTCATACCTTAA